The following proteins are co-located in the Bradyrhizobium sp. AZCC 2176 genome:
- a CDS encoding DUF1326 domain-containing protein has protein sequence MATSDWRLEGEWIKNCNCAFGCPCDFNALPTEGYCKGMVGMRITKGHFEKTKLDGLVFAATVDFPGALHEGNGQLQPIIDERATPEQREALFNIMSGKNSAEGTLFQILSLIVTKMHEPLFVPFEFSFDKNGRVARVVAKGVLETEVEPIKNPVTGEPHRIQVVMPEGFEHKAAEVASANIRSTGAIKFETTGTHSSLANVVQTPEGVAA, from the coding sequence ATGGCTACATCTGACTGGCGTCTCGAAGGCGAATGGATCAAGAACTGCAATTGCGCATTTGGCTGTCCGTGCGATTTCAATGCTCTGCCGACCGAAGGCTATTGCAAGGGAATGGTCGGCATGCGGATCACCAAAGGACATTTCGAGAAGACCAAACTCGACGGTCTGGTTTTCGCAGCGACTGTCGATTTCCCAGGCGCACTGCACGAGGGCAATGGCCAGTTGCAGCCGATCATCGACGAGCGCGCCACGCCGGAACAACGCGAAGCGCTGTTCAACATCATGTCGGGCAAGAACTCCGCCGAAGGCACGCTATTCCAGATCCTCAGCCTGATCGTGACCAAAATGCATGAACCGTTGTTTGTGCCCTTCGAGTTCTCGTTCGACAAGAATGGACGGGTTGCGCGGGTCGTAGCCAAGGGCGTGCTGGAGACCGAGGTCGAGCCGATCAAGAATCCGGTAACCGGCGAGCCGCACCGCATTCAGGTGGTGATGCCTGAGGGATTCGAACACAAAGCGGCCGAGGTCGCGTCGGCCAACATCCGCTCGACCGGCGCCATAAAATTCGAAACCACGGGCACGCACAGCTCGCTGGCGAATGTCGTCCAGACGCCGGAGGGCGTCGCGGCCTAG
- a CDS encoding acyl-CoA dehydrogenase family protein: MGSLAVSRLAIGEALPSASIADQVAAIARKELAPQAIAIDEGTIFPDVLLRRLGEAGAWGSHQPVNGAADLRCAIQSIAALGEVCGATAFMAWCQNTLVWYAANSGNPELVAKFAGKFASGEILGGTGLSNPMKSFFGIEKLKLRGRKVEGGYIVRGALPWVSNLGADHFFGTIFEREDEAGGIVMFLADCANPAITLQPCKPFLAMDGTGTYGVQFRDVFVPDELILAEPAGPFVKKIRAGFILLQAGMALGLIKDCIQIMDEVEAPLGHVNRYLPQQPLQFRELHAEFEKETMALARDPYNSDDSYWRRVVALRLRAGDASVAAAHAAMLHCGARGYLKSHRAQRRLREAYFVAIVTPATKQLRKMLAGDEH, translated from the coding sequence ATGGGTTCACTAGCGGTATCCCGGCTCGCGATTGGCGAAGCTCTGCCATCGGCCTCGATCGCCGATCAGGTCGCGGCGATTGCACGCAAAGAGCTCGCTCCCCAGGCCATCGCGATCGACGAAGGTACGATCTTCCCCGATGTGCTGCTCCGGCGTCTCGGCGAAGCCGGTGCCTGGGGCAGCCACCAACCGGTGAATGGCGCGGCCGACCTGCGCTGCGCCATTCAATCGATCGCAGCCCTCGGCGAAGTCTGCGGCGCCACCGCCTTCATGGCGTGGTGCCAGAACACGCTCGTCTGGTACGCCGCAAATTCGGGCAATCCAGAACTCGTCGCCAAGTTTGCCGGCAAGTTCGCCAGCGGCGAGATTCTCGGCGGCACCGGACTGTCCAACCCGATGAAGAGTTTTTTCGGCATCGAGAAGCTGAAACTCAGGGGACGCAAGGTCGAGGGCGGCTACATCGTGCGCGGCGCGCTGCCCTGGGTCTCCAATCTCGGCGCCGATCATTTCTTCGGCACCATCTTCGAACGTGAAGACGAGGCTGGCGGGATCGTGATGTTTCTCGCCGACTGCGCCAATCCCGCGATCACGCTGCAGCCGTGCAAGCCGTTCCTGGCGATGGACGGCACCGGCACCTATGGTGTGCAGTTTCGCGATGTTTTCGTGCCGGACGAACTGATCCTGGCCGAGCCCGCCGGGCCGTTCGTCAAGAAAATCCGCGCCGGCTTCATCCTGCTGCAGGCCGGCATGGCGCTCGGCCTGATCAAGGATTGCATCCAGATCATGGATGAGGTCGAGGCGCCGCTCGGCCACGTCAACCGCTATCTGCCGCAGCAGCCGTTGCAGTTCCGCGAGCTCCATGCCGAGTTCGAGAAGGAGACGATGGCGCTGGCGCGCGATCCCTACAACTCCGACGACAGCTACTGGCGGCGCGTGGTGGCGCTTCGGCTGCGCGCCGGCGACGCCAGTGTCGCGGCTGCGCATGCGGCGATGCTCCATTGCGGCGCGCGCGGCTACCTGAAGAGCCATCGCGCCCAACGCCGGCTCCGCGAAGCCTATTTCGTCGCCATCGTCACCCCCGCCACCAAGCAGCTTCGCAAGATGCTGGCCGGCGACGAGCACTAA
- a CDS encoding NADP-dependent isocitrate dehydrogenase, with product MAKIKVTNPVVELDGDEMTRIIWQYIKDKLITPFLDVELLYFDLGMEYRDQTNDQVTIDAANAIKKVGVGVKCATITPDEARVKEFGLKEMWKSPNGTIRNILGGVIFREPIICKNVPRLVPGWTKPIIIGRHAYGDQYRATDFKFPGKGTLSMKFVGEDGTVIEKEVFKAPGAGVAMEMYNLDDSIIDFARASLNYGLLRGYPVYLSTKNTILKVYDGRFKDIFQDIYDREFKKEFEAKRLTYEHRLIDDMVASALKWSGGYVWACKNYDGDVQSDTVAQGYGSLGLMTSVLLTPDGKTVEAEAAHGTVTRHYREHQKGKETSTNSIASIFAWTRGLSHRAKLDNNPQLAKFAETLEKVCVATVEEGYMTKDLALLVGADQRWLSTTGFLDKVSDNLAKAMA from the coding sequence ATGGCAAAAATCAAGGTGACCAACCCCGTCGTCGAACTCGATGGCGACGAGATGACCCGGATCATCTGGCAGTACATCAAGGACAAGCTGATCACCCCGTTCCTGGATGTCGAGCTTTTGTATTTTGACCTCGGAATGGAGTACCGCGACCAGACCAACGACCAGGTTACCATCGACGCTGCCAACGCCATCAAGAAGGTCGGCGTCGGCGTTAAATGCGCCACCATCACCCCCGACGAGGCCCGGGTGAAGGAATTCGGCCTGAAGGAAATGTGGAAGTCGCCGAACGGCACCATCCGCAACATCCTCGGCGGCGTGATCTTCCGCGAGCCGATCATCTGCAAGAACGTGCCGCGCCTGGTTCCCGGCTGGACCAAGCCGATCATCATCGGCCGCCACGCCTATGGCGACCAGTACCGCGCCACCGACTTCAAGTTCCCCGGCAAGGGGACGCTCTCGATGAAATTCGTTGGCGAAGACGGCACCGTGATCGAGAAGGAAGTGTTCAAGGCGCCCGGCGCCGGCGTCGCGATGGAAATGTACAACCTCGACGATTCCATCATCGACTTCGCCCGCGCCTCGCTGAACTACGGCCTGCTGCGCGGCTATCCGGTCTATCTCTCGACCAAGAACACCATCCTGAAAGTCTATGACGGCCGCTTCAAGGACATCTTCCAGGACATCTACGACCGCGAATTCAAGAAGGAATTCGAGGCCAAGCGGCTGACCTACGAACACCGCCTGATCGACGACATGGTCGCCTCGGCGCTGAAATGGTCCGGCGGCTACGTCTGGGCCTGCAAGAACTACGACGGCGACGTGCAGTCGGATACGGTTGCCCAAGGCTACGGCTCGCTCGGCCTGATGACCTCGGTGTTGCTGACGCCCGACGGCAAGACGGTGGAAGCCGAAGCCGCCCACGGCACGGTGACCCGCCACTACCGCGAGCACCAGAAGGGCAAGGAGACCTCGACCAACTCGATCGCGTCGATCTTCGCCTGGACCCGTGGCCTGTCTCACCGCGCCAAGCTCGACAACAACCCGCAGCTCGCAAAATTCGCCGAGACGCTGGAAAAGGTCTGCGTCGCGACCGTCGAGGAAGGCTACATGACCAAGGACCTCGCGCTTTTGGTCGGCGCCGACCAGCGCTGGCTGTCGACGACCGGCTTCCTCGACAAGGTTTCGGACAACCTCGCCAAGGCGATGGCATAA
- a CDS encoding TrmJ/YjtD family RNA methyltransferase, translated as MSGSGTDKTKSGWDLAGPVVILVEPQLGENIGMAARAMGNFALSRLRIVNPRDGWPNIAAQRAAAGADQILEQAQLFDAVEQAVADLTLLFATTARAHDQAKPVVAPAEAAAQIVAHAGTGGGAGILFGRERYGLQNEEVALANRIITFPVNPGFASLNLAQAVLLIGYEWFKLSTGGALPFAMPERSDPASQHQMQAFFDNLVRELDKVEFLRPREKRETMLVNLRNIFTRMDPTKQDMHTLHGVVMAIAEGRKGPAKGGVLDGEQATRLRALLAEHGQGPAVPGDSSTVRGLARLLRRNPTDAERILWQALTRDRRFAGQFKRQTPVGRHIPDFVSFVHRLAIELVNLNESEAIVADRAGRKAWLEARDYRVIEMRVADVERDLAGELGRLEKAVGWAKAR; from the coding sequence ATGTCCGGTTCGGGCACCGATAAAACCAAGTCTGGATGGGACTTAGCCGGACCCGTTGTGATCCTCGTCGAGCCGCAGCTCGGCGAGAATATCGGCATGGCCGCGCGGGCGATGGGCAATTTTGCGCTTTCCCGTCTGAGAATCGTCAATCCGCGCGACGGCTGGCCGAATATCGCGGCACAGCGGGCGGCGGCCGGCGCCGACCAGATTCTGGAACAGGCCCAGTTGTTCGACGCGGTCGAGCAGGCGGTCGCCGACCTCACTTTGCTGTTTGCCACCACCGCCCGCGCCCATGACCAGGCCAAGCCGGTGGTCGCGCCGGCGGAAGCGGCGGCTCAGATCGTGGCGCATGCCGGAACCGGCGGCGGGGCTGGCATCCTGTTTGGCCGCGAGCGCTATGGCTTGCAGAACGAGGAGGTCGCACTCGCCAACCGGATCATCACCTTTCCGGTCAATCCGGGCTTTGCCTCGCTGAATCTGGCGCAGGCGGTGCTCTTGATCGGCTACGAGTGGTTCAAGCTGTCGACGGGTGGCGCCTTGCCGTTCGCGATGCCGGAACGGTCCGATCCGGCCTCGCAGCACCAGATGCAGGCCTTCTTCGACAATCTGGTCCGGGAACTCGACAAGGTCGAATTCCTGCGCCCGCGCGAGAAGCGCGAGACCATGCTGGTCAACCTGCGCAACATCTTCACCCGCATGGATCCGACCAAGCAGGACATGCACACCCTGCACGGGGTGGTGATGGCGATCGCCGAAGGCCGCAAGGGGCCGGCCAAGGGCGGCGTGCTGGACGGCGAGCAGGCGACGCGGCTGCGGGCGCTATTGGCCGAGCACGGGCAGGGACCTGCGGTGCCCGGCGACAGCTCGACCGTGCGCGGACTTGCCCGGCTGCTTCGCCGGAACCCGACCGACGCCGAGCGGATCCTGTGGCAGGCCCTCACCCGCGACCGGCGGTTTGCCGGTCAGTTCAAGCGCCAGACCCCGGTCGGGCGGCATATCCCGGACTTCGTCTCTTTCGTGCATCGGCTCGCGATCGAACTGGTCAATCTGAACGAGTCGGAGGCGATCGTCGCCGATCGTGCCGGCCGGAAGGCGTGGCTGGAAGCGCGCGATTATCGCGTGATCGAGATGCGGGTTGCCGACGTCGAGCGCGATCTGGCGGGGGAACTGGGGCGGCTGGAAAAAGCCGTAGGGTGGGCAAAGGCGCGCTAG
- a CDS encoding OsmC family protein yields the protein MTAVAQKTVLTGCLAPIDKNGLDQLIANGKANPKVIKTLKCKTVAEGRFRHANYIRNLAPYIVDEPPGLLGDDTAPNPSEASLAALGSCLAVGLHANAVHRGWIVNKLELELEGDLNITAVWGTGDVSEKPVGFTDVRVKVDMECEGIPKSEIDALVAHVKQWSPVANTFTRPVNLEVSA from the coding sequence ATGACCGCGGTCGCTCAAAAAACGGTGCTCACCGGCTGCCTTGCACCGATAGACAAAAATGGGCTCGATCAGCTCATTGCCAATGGCAAGGCCAATCCGAAGGTCATCAAGACCTTGAAGTGCAAGACGGTGGCGGAGGGCAGGTTCCGCCACGCCAACTACATCCGTAACCTTGCGCCCTATATCGTCGATGAGCCGCCGGGCCTGCTCGGCGATGACACCGCGCCCAATCCGTCGGAAGCGTCACTCGCCGCGCTGGGCTCGTGCCTTGCGGTCGGCCTGCACGCCAACGCCGTTCATCGCGGTTGGATCGTCAACAAGCTCGAACTCGAACTCGAAGGCGATCTCAACATCACCGCGGTCTGGGGCACCGGCGACGTCAGCGAGAAGCCGGTCGGCTTCACCGACGTCCGGGTCAAGGTCGACATGGAATGCGAGGGCATTCCGAAGAGCGAGATCGACGCGCTGGTGGCCCACGTCAAGCAATGGTCGCCGGTCGCCAACACTTTTACGCGGCCCGTCAATCTCGAAGTCAGCGCTTAA
- a CDS encoding TetR/AcrR family transcriptional regulator, with protein MGKSVSKRKAVAASAAGDEESARGRLLSAATHLFCKNGINATGIDAIIDEAGTAKTTLYKLFGSKTNLVNAVLESEGKAWRQWFIGAMEDGGGDAQAKLTRIFPALKRWFAEERFYGCPFINAVAEHDKNAKQFRNIALRHKKVVLAHIEKLAGEMGAAEPQMLAHQLALLIDGAIVAAMVSRDPGVADTAGLAAGNLFGPSKAKKPKRTGSPAELVAV; from the coding sequence ATGGGCAAATCGGTTTCCAAAAGGAAAGCTGTCGCGGCGTCGGCCGCAGGCGACGAAGAATCCGCGCGCGGTCGCCTGCTCAGCGCGGCGACGCATCTGTTCTGCAAGAACGGCATCAACGCCACCGGCATCGACGCCATCATCGACGAGGCCGGCACCGCCAAGACCACGCTCTACAAGCTGTTCGGATCGAAGACCAACCTCGTCAACGCCGTGCTGGAAAGCGAGGGCAAGGCGTGGCGCCAATGGTTCATCGGCGCGATGGAAGATGGTGGCGGCGATGCGCAGGCGAAGCTGACGCGGATTTTTCCGGCGCTGAAACGCTGGTTCGCCGAGGAGCGCTTCTACGGCTGCCCCTTCATCAACGCCGTCGCCGAGCACGACAAGAACGCCAAGCAGTTTCGCAACATCGCGCTGCGCCACAAGAAGGTGGTGCTGGCGCATATCGAAAAGCTCGCCGGTGAAATGGGCGCGGCCGAGCCGCAAATGCTTGCCCATCAACTTGCATTGTTGATCGACGGCGCCATCGTCGCCGCCATGGTCTCGCGCGACCCCGGCGTCGCCGACACCGCAGGCCTTGCCGCCGGCAATCTGTTCGGGCCATCGAAGGCGAAGAAGCCGAAGCGGACCGGCAGCCCTGCGGAGCTCGTCGCCGTCTGA
- a CDS encoding sulfurtransferase, producing MTDVLITAGELAEFLTKEPGVVIDTRNPEAYGAGHLAGAVNVHEIFTYLATSTPEGIHELKTKFADAFGAAGLSGKETAVIYEQSMNSGFGQSCRGYYLLTMLGYPKIKVLHGGYDAWAAAGLPVTKDVPSPVKASFTVVPEAGDILIDAKTMLAAVGKPGIALLDVRDIDEWIGESSSPYGKDFCPRKGRIPGAVWLEWYRMMKPTAEGPRFKSKNEILAECATVGITENTPVYLYCFKGARASNTFLALKNAGVKDVRMYFGSWNEWSRDPSLPIEEGLPTEAKLTTKAA from the coding sequence ATGACGGACGTTCTGATAACTGCCGGCGAACTCGCGGAATTCCTCACGAAAGAGCCAGGTGTCGTCATCGACACCCGCAACCCCGAGGCCTACGGCGCGGGGCATCTCGCTGGCGCCGTCAATGTCCACGAAATCTTCACTTATCTGGCGACCTCGACGCCGGAAGGCATTCACGAGCTGAAAACAAAATTCGCCGATGCGTTCGGCGCCGCCGGGCTCTCGGGCAAAGAGACCGCCGTCATCTACGAACAGTCGATGAATTCGGGCTTCGGCCAGTCCTGCCGCGGCTATTACCTGCTGACCATGCTCGGCTATCCCAAGATCAAGGTGCTGCATGGCGGCTACGACGCTTGGGCCGCGGCGGGCCTGCCGGTGACCAAGGACGTGCCGTCGCCGGTGAAGGCGTCGTTCACGGTCGTGCCGGAGGCGGGCGACATCCTGATCGACGCCAAGACCATGCTGGCCGCCGTCGGCAAGCCCGGCATCGCGCTGCTCGACGTCCGCGACATCGACGAGTGGATCGGCGAAAGCTCATCTCCGTATGGGAAGGATTTCTGCCCGCGCAAGGGGCGCATCCCCGGCGCGGTCTGGCTGGAATGGTACCGCATGATGAAGCCGACCGCGGAAGGGCCGCGCTTCAAGTCGAAGAACGAAATTTTGGCGGAGTGCGCGACCGTCGGCATCACCGAGAATACGCCGGTCTATCTCTACTGCTTCAAGGGCGCGCGCGCCTCGAACACGTTCCTGGCGCTGAAGAACGCCGGCGTGAAGGATGTGCGGATGTATTTCGGCTCCTGGAACGAATGGTCGCGCGATCCGTCGCTGCCGATCGAGGAGGGGCTGCCGACGGAGGCCAAGCTCACTACCAAGGCGGCGTAA
- a CDS encoding alpha/beta hydrolase family protein, with protein sequence MRGRWSLAILGVLLILAGGLLAHFTQTAGGIRIQEVRFQGAKGNTMSALLYIPPNATPQIPAPGILAVHGYINSRETQDGFAIEFARRGYVVLALDQTGHGYSDPPAFANGFGGPDGLAYLRSLEFVDKTNIGLEGHSMGGWTVLAAATAAPDDYKSMVLEGSSTGKPFAAEGSPSWPRNVALVFAQYEEFSALMWGVDKARDVAQSPKLWALFGTQGPVEPGKIYGDIAQGTARVLYTPAITHPAEHISHEAIGYSLDWFAKTLQGGTPRPVDDQIWFRKEIGTLIALLGFVALLIGAFDALLEAPMYSRLRLPEVADGTMPEHSAASGRRWTTAFILSAFIPALTYYPAFALGGTFLKPSAFLPQGIANQILAWAVINGLITLALMRFTPKRASRSGIVAQSVVIAIASVAIGYAALWLADLAFKIDFRFWIVALKLMSAKQFLIFLIYLVPFTAFFVIALHVLHRNFSTMAAGRAALYLTNILALTLGFIVLVGGQYAVLWLTGKLFNPLPDPGFVPLSTIVAIQFVPLLAICAVIATFTWRRTGSSLPGALICGLFVTWYVVAGTATQAAF encoded by the coding sequence ATGCGCGGCAGGTGGTCGTTGGCGATACTGGGCGTGCTGCTGATCCTGGCGGGCGGCCTGCTCGCCCATTTCACGCAGACCGCGGGCGGCATCAGGATTCAGGAGGTCCGCTTCCAGGGCGCCAAGGGCAACACCATGAGCGCCCTGCTCTACATTCCGCCGAATGCCACGCCGCAGATCCCCGCCCCCGGCATCCTCGCGGTCCACGGCTACATCAATTCGCGCGAGACCCAGGATGGCTTTGCGATCGAGTTCGCCCGCCGCGGCTATGTGGTGCTGGCGTTGGACCAGACCGGCCATGGCTATAGCGACCCGCCCGCCTTTGCCAACGGGTTCGGCGGCCCGGATGGGTTGGCTTATCTGCGCAGCCTCGAATTCGTCGACAAGACCAATATCGGCCTCGAGGGTCACTCGATGGGCGGCTGGACCGTGCTGGCGGCCGCCACGGCCGCGCCCGACGATTACAAATCGATGGTGCTGGAGGGATCGTCGACCGGCAAGCCGTTCGCCGCCGAAGGAAGCCCAAGCTGGCCGCGCAACGTGGCGCTGGTGTTCGCCCAATACGAAGAATTCTCGGCGCTGATGTGGGGCGTCGACAAGGCCCGCGACGTCGCCCAGAGCCCGAAACTGTGGGCGCTGTTCGGCACGCAAGGCCCGGTCGAGCCGGGCAAGATCTATGGCGACATCGCGCAAGGAACGGCGCGAGTGCTCTACACCCCCGCCATCACCCATCCGGCCGAGCACATTTCCCATGAGGCGATCGGCTACAGCCTCGACTGGTTCGCCAAAACCTTGCAGGGCGGCACGCCCCGCCCGGTCGACGACCAGATCTGGTTCCGGAAAGAGATCGGCACGCTGATCGCGCTGCTCGGCTTTGTGGCGTTATTGATCGGCGCGTTCGACGCGCTGCTGGAAGCGCCGATGTATTCCCGCCTCCGGCTGCCCGAGGTGGCCGACGGCACCATGCCGGAGCATTCCGCAGCCAGCGGCCGGCGCTGGACCACGGCCTTCATCCTGTCCGCCTTCATCCCGGCGCTGACCTATTATCCGGCGTTTGCGCTGGGCGGGACATTCCTAAAACCCTCCGCCTTCCTGCCGCAGGGCATCGCCAACCAGATCCTGGCTTGGGCCGTGATCAACGGCCTGATTACGCTGGCCCTGATGCGGTTCACGCCCAAGCGCGCCAGCCGGTCCGGCATCGTCGCCCAATCGGTCGTGATCGCGATCGCGTCGGTTGCGATTGGCTATGCCGCATTATGGCTTGCCGACCTCGCCTTCAAGATCGACTTCCGGTTCTGGATCGTCGCGCTCAAATTGATGAGCGCGAAGCAATTCCTGATCTTCCTGATCTATCTCGTGCCGTTCACGGCATTTTTCGTGATCGCGCTGCATGTCCTGCACCGCAATTTCTCGACCATGGCCGCCGGCCGGGCCGCGCTCTATCTGACCAATATCCTGGCGCTGACGCTGGGCTTCATCGTGCTCGTGGGCGGGCAATACGCCGTGCTCTGGCTCACGGGAAAGCTGTTCAACCCGCTGCCCGACCCCGGCTTCGTGCCGCTGTCGACCATCGTCGCCATCCAGTTCGTGCCGCTGCTGGCGATCTGCGCCGTGATCGCGACCTTCACCTGGCGGCGCACCGGCTCCAGCCTGCCCGGCGCCCTGATCTGCGGCCTGTTCGTGACCTGGTACGTGGTGGCGGGGACGGCGACCCAGGCGGCATTCTGA
- the ltrA gene encoding group II intron reverse transcriptase/maturase encodes MRQKNQVELNLGTGAEGEARSAAAREPEARPARACPERPAVAGPSMEDVVERENLKKALARVKRNKGTAGIDGMNVDDLSAYLKEHWPTVRVQLLEGIYKPQPVWRVEIPKPSGGMRLLGIPTVLDRFIQQAVMQVLQADWDGTFSETSFGFRPKRSAHQAVERAQTYIASGHAIVVDIDLEKFFDRVNHDILMGLVAKRVADKRILKLIRGFLTAGAMEGGLVSPTEEGTPQGGPLSPLLSNLMLDVLDKELEKRGHRFVRYADDCNIYVRSQKAGERVLAGIERFIEKRLKLKVNKAKSAVAKPSVRKFLGFSYTSGRKPRRRVAPQAIARFKARIRELTRRTRGRSLAQIVKELSVYLIGWRGYFGFCQTPSVLRALEEWIRRRLRAIAWKQWKCGPARFAELRRCGVGRDLAARTAGSPRGPWRLASSPALTTAMPIAFFGSLGLTSITELRHA; translated from the coding sequence ATGCGGCAGAAGAACCAGGTCGAGCTGAACTTGGGCACCGGAGCGGAGGGTGAAGCCCGAAGCGCCGCCGCCCGAGAGCCCGAAGCGCGCCCGGCGAGAGCCTGTCCCGAACGCCCGGCGGTTGCGGGACCGTCGATGGAAGACGTGGTTGAGCGTGAGAACCTGAAGAAAGCGTTGGCGCGAGTGAAGCGCAACAAAGGTACGGCAGGCATTGACGGTATGAATGTCGATGACTTGTCGGCCTACCTGAAGGAGCACTGGCCTACGGTTCGGGTCCAGTTGCTTGAAGGCATCTACAAGCCGCAGCCGGTGTGGCGCGTCGAGATACCGAAGCCGTCGGGTGGCATGCGGCTGCTCGGCATTCCGACGGTGCTCGACCGCTTTATCCAGCAGGCGGTGATGCAGGTGCTGCAAGCCGACTGGGACGGAACGTTCTCCGAGACGAGCTTCGGCTTCCGGCCGAAGCGCTCGGCGCATCAGGCGGTAGAGCGGGCGCAGACGTATATTGCGTCCGGACACGCCATCGTCGTGGACATCGACCTGGAGAAGTTCTTCGACCGGGTCAACCACGATATCCTGATGGGGCTTGTTGCCAAGCGGGTTGCCGACAAACGCATCCTGAAGCTGATCCGCGGCTTTCTGACCGCGGGTGCGATGGAAGGAGGCCTTGTCAGCCCGACGGAGGAAGGCACGCCGCAGGGTGGGCCGCTCTCGCCGCTGTTGTCGAACCTGATGCTGGATGTGCTGGACAAGGAACTGGAGAAACGCGGCCATCGCTTCGTGCGCTACGCCGACGATTGCAACATCTATGTGCGCAGTCAGAAGGCGGGCGAGCGGGTGCTGGCCGGGATCGAGCGGTTCATCGAGAAGCGCCTCAAGCTCAAGGTCAACAAAGCCAAGAGTGCGGTTGCCAAACCGAGCGTTCGCAAGTTCCTGGGCTTCAGCTACACGAGTGGACGAAAGCCGCGACGGCGCGTTGCGCCGCAGGCCATCGCCCGCTTCAAGGCGAGAATTCGGGAGCTGACGCGGCGCACGCGTGGACGAAGCCTTGCGCAGATCGTCAAGGAGCTGTCGGTCTACCTCATCGGGTGGCGGGGTTACTTCGGCTTCTGCCAAACCCCGTCGGTGTTGCGCGCGCTTGAGGAATGGATCAGGCGGCGGTTGCGCGCCATCGCCTGGAAGCAATGGAAGTGTGGACCTGCTCGCTTTGCCGAGCTGCGACGCTGCGGCGTCGGCCGGGACCTGGCGGCGCGAACCGCCGGAAGCCCGCGTGGCCCTTGGCGGCTCGCAAGCAGCCCCGCGCTCACCACTGCAATGCCAATTGCTTTCTTCGGTTCACTCGGCCTGACTTCCATCACAGAACTACGACATGCATAA
- a CDS encoding DUF2182 domain-containing protein, with protein sequence MSSSALEQTLRHDRLIVAIGIATVVAFSWGYLLAGAGIDTSMADMPMDPEPWSPAQAWLMFAMWWVMMIAMMVPSAAPTILLFATIKRRQATTDSPVIASWLFLAGYLVIWAGFSLVAVSLQWGLEQAGLLSSMMASTSSVLAGGILIAAGLYQWTPIKRACLRYCQSPVLFLSRYWQPDAIGALRMGFRHGGYCVGCCWFLMALLFVAGVMNLVWVVAVAIYVAFEKLLPRSRWLSRAAGVGLIVAGGVVIALGLTGTAPTSL encoded by the coding sequence ATGAGCAGTTCGGCACTTGAACAGACCCTGCGCCACGATCGCCTGATCGTGGCCATCGGAATTGCCACGGTGGTTGCGTTCTCCTGGGGCTATCTGCTTGCCGGCGCCGGCATCGACACGAGCATGGCCGACATGCCGATGGATCCCGAGCCCTGGTCGCCGGCCCAGGCATGGCTCATGTTCGCGATGTGGTGGGTGATGATGATCGCGATGATGGTGCCCAGTGCCGCGCCCACGATCCTGCTGTTCGCGACAATCAAGCGCAGGCAGGCAACGACGGACAGTCCCGTCATCGCAAGCTGGCTCTTTCTCGCCGGCTATCTCGTGATCTGGGCAGGCTTTAGCCTGGTCGCGGTCTCGCTGCAGTGGGGACTTGAGCAGGCCGGGCTGCTGTCCAGCATGATGGCGAGCACCAGCAGCGTGCTCGCCGGAGGCATCCTGATTGCCGCCGGGCTCTATCAGTGGACGCCGATCAAGCGCGCCTGCCTTCGTTACTGCCAGAGCCCGGTGCTGTTTCTCTCAAGGTACTGGCAGCCGGACGCGATCGGCGCGCTGCGCATGGGCTTTCGGCACGGCGGCTACTGCGTCGGTTGTTGCTGGTTCCTGATGGCGCTGCTTTTCGTTGCCGGCGTGATGAACCTGGTCTGGGTCGTTGCGGTCGCGATCTATGTCGCTTTCGAAAAACTGCTGCCGCGCAGCCGATGGCTCAGCCGCGCTGCAGGCGTGGGGCTGATTGTGGCCGGCGGCGTGGTGATTGCTCTCGGCCTGACCGGCACGGCGCCCACGTCGCTGTAG